The genomic region ATCATCAAGTACATAGGCTATCTACTCTCAACTTACCAGAAAGAAAATACAAATTTCAACCGAATTTCTGAGATATCCTTATATATGATAGAGATTGACTCAGAAAAGTAGAATGAAACTGGCAGCAAGAGTAGGTCAGGTAACACCCTCCATTACCCTGGCTATTACAGCTAAAGCTAAGGGTATGAGAACAGAGGGTATAGATGTTTGTAGCTTCAGCGCTGGAGAGCCGGATTTTGATACTCCAGCCCACGTTAGAGATGCAGCTATAAAAGCTTTAAAAGAAGGCAAAACCAAATACGGTCCGGCCGGTGGTGAGCTAAAGCTAAGAGAAGCTATTGCTAACAAGCTAAAAAGCGATAATGGTTTAGACTATAAACCAGAAAACGTCTTGGTTACTAATGGGGGTAAACATTCCCTATATAATCTCATGATGGCATTAATTGAACCAGGAGATGAGGTAATTATCCCTGCTCCCTATTGGTTGAGTTATCCAGAAATGGTTACTTTAGCAGGTGGTAGGTCAGTAATTGTACCAACCTATGCTGACAATGGCTATAAAATTAGTGCCCAACAGCTCAAACAAGCTATTACCTCAAAAACTAAGTTATTTGTCCTTAATTCCCCTTCTAACCCCACTGGGATGGTGTACACATTAGAAGAAATTCGGGATCTAGCTCAGGTGATTGTGGAGGCGGATATTTTCGTGGTTTCTGATGAAATTTACGAAAAGATTCTCTATGATGGCTCACAACATGTTAGTATTGGTTCCCTAAATGAGGAAATTTTTTCCAGGACCTTAATTAGTAATGGATTTGCTAAGGGTTATTCCATGACTGGTTGGCGTTTGGGTTATTTGGCAGGACCTTTAGAAATTATTAAAGCTGCTACTACTATTCAAGGACATAGCACTTCTAATGTCTGTACTTTTGCTCAATATGGTGCGATCGCTGCTCTGGAAGGTTCACAAGACTGTGTGGAGGAAATGCGTCAAGCCTTTGCCGAACGTCGTCAGGTTATGTATGATGGAATCAACTCCATTCCTGGGTTGACTTGTGCGCGACCTGATGGGGCTTTTTATTTATTTCCTGACATCAGTAAAACCGGTTTAAAGTCTCTGGAGTTTTGCGATGCTTTATTAGAATCCCATCAAGTTGCTGTTATTCCAGGGGTAGCTTTCGGAGCTGATAACAACATTCGTTTTTCCTATGCTACAGATATGACTACAATTAAGAAGGGAGTGGAACGACTAGACAAGTTTGTTCGTTCCCTGTCTTAAAAATATAGCCCTAGCCACCTGCAAGGGATGGACCCCGTCCTGAGCGCTGGCTAAAGCTATAAATCCATAGATTTGTAGAGAGAGCCAATAACTAATATGATTCACATAATGCAAATTATCCTGTATGGTAAACCTGGTTGTCATCTTTGTGAAGGGTTAATAGAAAAGTTAGAACAAATCACTGATAATAAAGACAGTAATAAAAGTGCTAATATTAGTTTTACCTTAGAGGTCCGTGATATTACCACCCGTGAAGATTGGTTTGCCGCCTATCAGTATGAAATTCCCGTGTTGTTTCTATGGGATTCCAGTAAAGGAACAGAGTATTTGCAATCTTTACCCCGTCCTTCTCCCCGTGCAAGTGTTCAGCAATTAGAGAACTTATTATTTACCACAGCTACTAAGTTGTTGATGTTACCAGATCAGGGATGAATAGTCCAATAAAACACAGGAGATGGAATTGCCAGTTGCCAATTTGTTAGGTACTGTGGTTAAAATCGTGCAAAATAGACACAAGATATCTGCCAGATCTTTTCGCGATGAGGTATAAGATAATGAATTTAAGAGAATTATTGGCTGTTATTGATGGCGTGGAATACCAGGGTGAAGATGTGGAAGTTCGCGGGATCAAAACCAATTCCCACGCTTGTGGTGAGGGGGATTTATTTATTGGCATACCTGGAAGCAGAGTTGATGGAGGTGAGTTCTGGCCCGGTGCTTTAGCTGCTGGTGCGGTTGCGGCTATTATCTCCCCACAAGCAGCATCCAAAACTCCCCCCACCTCAGATGCTCTCTTAATTACTGCTACCAACCTTAATAAAGTCTGTGCCCAGGTTTGTGCAGCTTTTTATGGCTATCCAGCGGAAAAACTGCAAATCGTTGGCGTAACTGGGACTAATGGCAAAACTACTACTACTCATTTAATTGAGTATTTTCTCAATCAAGCTAATTTGCCAGCGGCTTTACTCGGTACTCTTTATACTCGCTGGCCTGGTTTTTCTCAAGTTGCTAACCATACCACTCCCTTTGCAATTGACTTACAGCATAATTTAGCTCAAGCTGTTGACGCTGGTTGTCAGTTGGGGGTTATGGAGGTTAGTTCCCACTCCTTAGCCCAAGATAGGGTTTTTGGCTGTCACTTTGAGGTTTCTGTATTTACTAATCTCACTCAAGATCATCTTGATTATCACCAGGATATGGAAGATTATTTTCGAGCGAAGGCTTTGTTATTTACTCCTGACTATCTCCAAGGAAGAGCTGTTATTAATATTGATGATCAATATGGACAACGTTTAACTATTGGTTTGGATAAACAGCAGCTTTGGACATACAGCATTAATAATACTAGTGCTGATTTCTGGGTGAGTGATCTGAATTATCAACCTCATGGTGTCAGTGGTATTTTACATACTCCTGAGGGTAATTCCCCTTTTAGCTCTCCCCTGGTGGGACAGTATAACTTAGAAAATCTTTTGGCAGCTGTAGCTGCAGTCCTACATCTGGGGTTGGATTTGGAAACTGTGGTAGATTGTATACCTAATTTTTCAGGCGTCCCTGGCAGAATGGAACGAATTCAAATCAATCCTCACCAGGATATTAGCGTTATTGTGGATTATGCTCATACCCCTGATAGTCTGGAAAATTTACTTAAAGCTGCTCGTCCATTTATACCAGGAAGAATGATTTGCGTCTTTGGGTGTGGAGGAGATAGGGATAAAACAAAACGTCCAAAAATGGGTAGAATTGCGGCGGATTTGGCAGATGTGGTCGTGATAACCTCGGATAATCCACGCACTGAAAACCCAGATGCAATATTAGAAGATATCTTGACTGGTATACCAGAGGATGTGTCAAGACTGGTAATTGGCGATCGCGCTAGAGCTATTCATACTGCTATACTGGAAGCTCAACCAGGTGATGGTGTATTATTAGCAGGTAAAGGTCACGAAGATTATCAAATTCTCGGCACCGAAAAAATCCATTTTGATGATAGAGAACAAGCTCGTGATGCCTTACATTTAAGAGCAGCTCAGAATAGCTAAATTTGCAATGATGTTACTTTAGGGGTAAATATGCCAAGAACACAGAAAAACGATAATTTTGTTGACAAGTCTTTTACCGTTATGGCAGATTTAATCCTGAAACTTCTGCCAACTAATAAAAAGGCTAAAGAGGCCTTTGTCTACTATCGAGATGGTATGTCAGCACAGGCTGAAGGGGAATACGCCGAAGCCCTAGAATATTACGAAGAGGCTCTATCTTTGGAAGAGGATACTAATGATAGAAGTTTTATCTTGTACAACATGGGACTGATACATGCCAGCAATGGGGATCATGATCGGGCGCTGGATTTCTATCATAAAGCCATTGATTTGAATCCTCGGTTACCTCAAGCCTTAAATAACATCGCTGTGATTTATCACTATAAGGGCGAAAAAGCAAAGGAAGAAGGTGACAACGATGGGGGAGAAGCACTATTTGACCAGGCCGCAGACTATTGGATTAGGGCAATTCGTCTAGCTCCTAATAACTACATTGAAGCTCAAAACTGGTTAAAAACTACCGGGCGATCGCAAATTGATGTATTCTTTTAACCAATAACCAAATTTTAAATAACCAATTATTTATTGCTAAAACATGATTGATCGCGAACAGGTCCGCAAAGTAGCCAACCTAGCTCGGCTAGAATTAACAGCAGAGGAGGAGGAACAATTTACCTTCCAGCTAGGAAGCATTTTGGAGTATGTGGAACAACTGGGGGAACTTGATGTGAGCAACGTCCTTCCTACCACCAGAGCCATTGACTTGAGCAATGTAACCAGGGAAGACAAACTAAAACCCTACCCGGAAAGGGAGGCTATACTTAGGGGTGCTCCCCAACAGGAGGGTGACTTTTTCAAAGTTCCCAAAATCCTCAATGCGGAGTAAAGACCAGGACACCTAAAAAAATTGCCGAAGGACAACACCTGAACTGGGACAGGAAGTACCAACGGCGGTTTTATTGTTCTTAAAAAGACTAGAACCAGTCTACTGATAAGAGGACTGCTCGGCTTCTAATTGGCGAATTAGACTCTCGTCACCTTTTATTCTTGCCGCTTCCAGTCGGTGCTCAAGATTTTTGAGTATATTTTGTCTGTGTACTTGTTCAGCCTTTTTAGCTGCTTGTGATCTAGAACTAATCATTTCTGTAACCTCTTGTCTTCAATTCAGATGGTAGACCTTAACCACTCAAACCCAATGTTCCGTAACCTAAGTTACAGAAAAATAATATAATATCTGAAACTGAGGGTCAAGATATATTAGGTAAAGAAATGTTGCAGACCATTCTTGGGTTGGGATCCCCACCCCAGGAATAAAATTTAGTTCAGGCGCTGGGCGGTTAAACTGGCATTGCTTAATAGAAATAGTTGTCGTAAAATTAAGTAGTCCTTTCCGTTAGAGACGGCTTTTTAGTACAATATTGTGTGCAAATAGTCCAGGTTAAATATCTCTAGAATGGGGATTAAACACGGTGCAGGGGAAGCAAGCTGTGCAAATCGCGCTCGATTATTACCGAATTTTAGGACTCCCATTGGCTGCAACCGAGGAGCAACTGCGTCAGGCCTATAATGATCGCATTCTGCAACTGCCACAACGGGAATATTCTACCTTGGCAATAGCTGCTCGCAAGCGAATCCTGGAACAAGCCTATATGGTTCTCTCAGATCCGAAAGAGCGTAGCAAATACGATCAAGCATATCTAGCATACGCATACGATCAGACAAAAATAGAGATCGGACCGGAATTGGAGGGGAATGGGGAAACAGCTAACCAAAATCATAATCCTCAACCTCTAACTATAGACGTTGCTAAAGAAAACTTAGTTGGTGCATTAGTACTCCTTCAAGAGTTGGGTGAATATGAGTTGGTACTAAGATTAGGTCAGCCATACTTGACGAATAGGTCCCCAGGTAAGTCTGATCGTGAATCTAAAAGGCGTACGTTAACCAATGCTGATGAGTTGCCAGACGTTATTCTAACAGTTGCTTTGTCTTGTCTGGAATTAGGACGGGAACAATGGCAACAAGGTAATTATGAGAACGCCGCCATCTCCCTGGAAACAGGGGAAGAACTGCTGCTGCGGGAGAGAATGTTTACTAGTGTACAGTCGGAAATTACAGCGGATGTATGTAGACTCAGACCTTATAGAATTTTAGATCTATTAGCTCTACCGATGGAGCGGACCAAGGATCGTCATCAGGGTTGGGAATTACTACAAAACATTCTCGACCAAAGAGGTGGCATTGATGGTGTGGGGAATGATCAGACAGGTTTGAATGTGGACGATTTTCTCCGGTTTATTCAACAGCTACGACACCACTTAACAGTATCGGAACAACATAAACTTTTTGAATCTGAAAGTAAAAGACCTTCTACCGTAGCAACCTACCTATTTGTTTACACACTAATTGCTAAAGGATTTTGCCAAAGGCAACCAGCTTTGATTCGTCAAGCTAAACAAATTTTGCTTCGTTTGGCCAAACGTCAAGATGTACATCTAGAACAAGCTCTGTGTGCTTTACTACTGGGACAAACGGAAGAAGCAACCCGTGTTTTAGAACTAAGTCAGGAATATGAACAATTGACTATAATCAGACAGCAGTCTCAAGATTCACCAGATTTGTTACCAGGACTGTGTTTGTACTGCGAGCAATGGTTAGAGCAAGAGGTATTTCCCCATTTTCGAGACTTAACTAAACAGCAAGCTTCCTTAAAAGATTATTTTGCTGATAAACAGGTACAAGCATACTTGGAGCAATTACCAGCCGATCCATATACAACTGAGGAACTAAGGACAGTCAACAGTCAGGTTGGTTCAGGGATTGGCATTCCCCATACTAGCTTTAGAGAAGATGAACACCTACCCGTTGTGAGTCCCGTAGCAACCAGCTCCCAAAACCTAGAGGAATGGAAGGAATCTAAGGTGGAGGTAGCTTCTCAAATTTCCACTCCTCATCAACACCAGAGAGCAAGACAGTGGAAGATCTCGGGATATGGTCACGAATCTCATAGTTCCTTCACAGAGGAGGGAACAAAGCAATCCAGTAAGTATAAACATCGTAGACGAGGTTCAACTAGTCTTCAAGAAGAACAGATAGAAGAGAAACATTCACATACTCATTTACATAATAAGTATAGACAAAGTTTTACTCGTAAATTTCCTGCTCTAACTCGATTAAATACATTTTTCCTGATAGGAGGTATATTAGGGATGTGGATTTTAATACCTACGATTTGGGGGAGGTTAAACAGTACAATGGTAGACGAGCCAAATTTACAGGGAGGAAAACTTGTCGTACAGTTGAATCAACCAACCGTTGTTATACCTACACTCCCTCGTCAACCAGGATCACCATCCGGTCAACTCACAAAGGCGATCGCTCAAACACTAATTGAAACCTGGTTGTCGACGAAAGCAGCAGCAATGGGTCCCAATCATGAGATAAAACGATTAGACAAGATTTTAATAGATCCAGCCTTATCCCAATGGCAATCTATAGTTAGACAGGATATGGCTATAAAGCGCTATCGTAAGTATGAACATGAAGTGAAAATAGAACTTGTTCGTCATGAGGGGAATACCTCGAACAATGCGTTAGTGGAAGCTACAGTTAAAGAAATTACCCATTTTTACCGAGGGGGAAATCTCCAGACATCTGGTCGAGAAGCATTGCGAGTTAGATATGATTTAAACCGCCAGCAAAACTCTTGGCGCATCCGCAATATGACCATAGTGGAATCCTAAACATAAAATTGTGAGCGATCCGTTAAAATAGTTAGATAGCAGTGAACCAAAATCAACCGGGTTTTAGATTTTTCCACACCAATAGACTTGATTAAAATATGAACGCTACACAACAAAAACTGAAACTGAAACTACAGCAAGCATTAGTGGCTAGATTTGGCGAAGAGTATATACAGGTAGATCCCATTTTAGTAGCAGCAAGTAATCCTAAATTTGGTGATTTTCAGGCCAATGTGGCATTATCCCTGAGTAAAAAATTGGGAATGCAGCCCAGGGCTATTGCTACAGCTATAGTAGAGGAATTAGACGTATCAGATCTATGTGAAGTACCAGAAATTGCCGGACCTGGATTCATTAATCTAAAATTACAAACATCCTATTTAGAATCACAACTGAATGCCATTAAAACAGATCCCCGTTTAGGAGTTCCTAGGGCCGATCAACCTGAAAAGCAGATAGTTGATTTTTCCAGTCCAAACATAGCTAAAGAAATGCACGTTGGACATTTGCGTTCCACAATTATTGGTGATTGTATTGCCAGAATTTTAGAGTTTCGTGGTCATCAGGTATTAAGACTAAATCATGTAGGTGATTGGGGGACACAATTTGGCATGTTGATTGCCTATTTACGTGAGGTATACCCGCAAGCGCTCACCACTGCCAATGTTCTAAATATAGGAGATTTGGTCAGTTTTTATCGTCAAGCCAAGCAGAGATTTGATGCAGATACAACTTTTCAAGAAACAGCACGTCAAGAGGTGGTTAGGCTACAAACGGGAGCAGAAGATACAACTCATGCCTGGAATTTATTGTGTGCACAATCACGTAAAGAATTTCAGACAATTTACGACCTGTTAAATATTAAAATAATTGAAAGAGGAGAATCATTTTATAATCCCTTTCTATCAAAAATAGTGGAAGATTTAGAAAAAGCAGGACTAGTCGAAGAAAATCAAGGAGCAAAATGTGTTTTCTTAGAGGGATTTACTAATAGAGAGGGAGAAGCACTACCATTAATCGTGCAGAAATCAGATGGTGGTTATAACTACGCAACAACAGATTTAGCAGCATTACTTTACCGTATTCGGGAAGACCAGGCTAAACGGATAATTTACGTTACCGATGCAGGACAAGCAAATCACTTTGCCCAATTTTTTCAAGTTGCTCAAAAAGCTGGATGGATACCCGATGATGTGGAATTGGTTCACATTCCCTTTGGGTTAGTCTTGGGTGAAGATGGCAAAAAATTCAAAACTCGTTCTGGAGACACGGTAAGATTAAAGGACCTATTGGATGAAGCAGTTTTACGCGCTCGCGCAGATTTAGAAGCTAGATTACAACAAGAAGGTAGACAAGAAACCCCGGAATTTATACAGAATGTGGCTCAAACAGTTGGCATAAGCGCAGTCAAATATGCGGATTTGAGTCAAAATCGTACTAGTAGCTATGTTTTTAGTTATGATAAGATGCTTTCTCTAAAAGGCAATACAGCACCATATATGCTATATGCTTATGTCCGAACTCAGGGTATTAGTCGGGAAGGTAAAATTGATTTTGAAAACTTGGCTCCCGATGCCAAAATTATTCTTCAAGAAGAGACGGAACTAAATCTAGCCAAGCATTTGTTACAATTAGATGAGATCCTTTATCAGGTAGAACAGGATCTATTACCCAATCGTCTATGTGAGTATTTGTATAGTCTCAGCGAGAAATTTAATAAATTCTATGACAGGTGTCCAGTACTTAAAACAGAAGACCCCATTCGAACTTCTAGATTGATGTTATGTTATGTAACAGCAAGAACACTGCGATTAGGACTGGATTTATTAGGTATTAAGGTGGTTGAAAGAATCTAGACAATTTACACACAGAGGAAAAATGAAACTATTAGTTATCAAAACGCTCATTACATCTATAGGGTTGCTAGGGTTATTTAACCCCAATCAAGCATCAGCACAACTGATTCCCGAACCTTGGGTAGCGGTAGGGTCTAAGGATAGCGCCATCACCTACGCAGGGGGGGTCAAGGTTTTTGGTTTTGGTTTAGAAGTGGGAACTGGTAAAGATGGTGTGACGGGTACGGATGTTCTTAAATTCATTAATCTACCATTTATATCGCCATATATTGGAGTGGGGTATTATTCAACTAAGCAAGAAGTATCACTTTCTGGTGGCATACACGTAGAAACAAGTAAACACATTTTTATTGGAGCTGGATATAATTCTGTTCGGGGATTTAACGGACAAATAGGGATCAAACTTTAACTCAACTTGATCCAATGGCGGTTTTCTTGAGTTCACTTGTTGAGCAGAACCTATATCTGTTATACTACCTCGAGTAGTTTGACCTCGTTATAACTCTCATGCAGGATCAAGTTCAGAACCGACTCAAGGATCAAGTTATAGTCATCGTTGGTGCTACTGGTGGCATTGGTTCAGCTTTAACCCGTAAATTAGCACCCACGGGAGCAAGGTTGGTGCTATCTAGTAGGGATGGGATAAGGTTACAAAACCTGGTGAGCGATTTATCATCGGAATCGCTGGTAGTGCCAACAGATATTACTCAACCAGAACAGGTAGAAGCACTAATACAAACAACCATAGCCAATTTTGGTAAAGTTGATGTTTTGGTCAATGCAGCAGGAATGGGAATTCTTAAAGCATATAATAACATAAACCCGGAAGAATTAAATCGAATTCTAGATTTGAACCTAAAGGGTTGTTTTTATACTTGTCAAGCAGCTGCTAAAGAAATGCAAAAACGTAAATCTGGTCATATTTGTAATGTAGTGGGTATATTAGGTAAACATTCAATGCCTATGGCAGCAGCTTACTCTGCTTCTAAATTTGGTGTAGTAGGATTTAGCAAGTCCATGGCAGAAGAATTAAAACGGTTTGGCGTCAAGTTTACATTGTTTTATTTTGGTGGAATAGATTCCCCTTTCTGGGATCATGTCAGCATGAAGGTAGATAGAACAAAAATGTTAAGTTGTGAAACCGCAGCCAATGCAATTTTTTATGCTTTATCATTAGAACCTCAAGCAGTACCAATGGAAATTAATATTCAACCCGATAGTCATTTATTTTTTTAGGGGGATTTTTTACAAAATTAGGTGATCTTAAATAGTTACGTACTGAGCAAAAGTATTTAATCAATAAAAACTAATATGCTGCAAATTGATCATGTTCACTTTTATGTAGAAAATGCCCACAGGTGGCGAGATTGGTTTGTCAACAATTTAGGTTTTGAAAGAGTTCCCCATCAGGGGATTTCTTCCAGTTTGATAAATCACAAAAAATTGGCTGATACTGATACCCAAGTGGTGAGAAGTGGTAATGTTTGTTTTTTAATTTCTTCACCATTATTGGAGACTAGTCCTGTGGCAAATTTTTTATTTCATCATCCCCCTGGTGTAGCAGACGTAGCTTTTCGCGTAGAGAATATAGAAACAGTTACAGCAAGAGTCATCAGTTATGGTGGCATAGTTTTACAACCTATTCAAAAAACCCAATCTGGTAAATATTGCCAAATAAAAGGTTGGGGAAATCTGAGTCATTCATTAATTGAGTTACCCGGGGGAGCAATTATTGAAGAAGATAATTTTTTGGATATGGATCATGTGGTGCTAAATGTTGAATCTGGAGATTTAATAAAAGCAGCTCAATGGTATGAAAATATTTTGGAATTTAAGCCTCAACAAAGTTTTAATATTCACACGGGAATCTCAGGACTAAACAGTCAGGTTATGATCTCTGGTAACGGTAAAGTTAAATTGCCTATTAATCAACCAACATCTAATAATTCTCAAATCCAGGAGTTTTTACATTTCAATCGTGGTTCCGGTGTGCAACATATCGCCCTAGGTACTAAAAATATTGTCCAGGCGATCGCCCGCTTTCGTGCTGCTGGTGTGACCTTTCTTTCCATACCTCAAAGTTATTACTCACAACTAGATCAGCGGTTCCAATCTGTTTTGTCTCCCTCAGAATTTCAGGCGATCGCCCAGCAAGAAATTTTGGTTGATTCTCAGGGATCTACAAATGGCTTATTGTTGCAGATCTTTACCCAGCCAATTTTTAAGGAACCGACGTTTTTTCTGGAATTTATTGAACGTCGTTCCCATCCTTCTGGTTTTGGTGAAGGTAATTTTCGCGCCCTATTCACAGCTATGGAAAGCGAGCAGATTAAACGTGGTTTCGTGAGCAGTTAAAGGTTTTTAAAAACCTTTGGTTGTTGTTCCAATTTCTGGGATAATGATGAAAAAATTAATTTGAATAGCCAATGCTGAGACTAATTACTGATTTTGACGGACCCATTATGGATGTGTCTGAACGATACTATCAAGTCTATTTGTTGTGTTTACAAAAAACCAAGTACCCATCCCAGGTCATCCATAAACTAACAAAAGAAGAATTTTGGCAATTCAAGCGATCGCATACTGCTGAAAAACAAATAGCCTTTAAATCAGGACTGGATGCGGAACAAGCACAGGAGTTCGCTAAAATTCGCAAAGAAACCGTACATACAGAGCCTTATTTTGACTATGATGTAATGGTTCCTGGAGCTTTAGAAGCTTTAGTTAAGGTAAAGGAAGCAGGAATTGACTTAGTAGTGATGACCATGCGACGGGTAAGGGAATTAAACTATGCTTTTGACAAGTTTAATTTAGACAAATTTTTTCCAAAAGATCGCCGTTATTGTCTGAGTAATGACTATATAAAAACCCGTGATATTGAAGATAAGCCATTGTTAATGGCTAAAGCGATCAAAGAACTTCCTCCTGCTACTGAAATATGGATGGTGGGGGATACAGAAGCAGACATTACAGCAGCTAAGAAACATGGTGTCAAGATGATTGGGGTAGAGAGTGGAATTCGAGATCGGACTCAATTAGAACTCTATGAACCAGATTTCATCTTGGAAGATTTAAAAGCTGCTGTTAATTTCATTAATCGGTTTTGACCTCTTCCGGGGTGAATATCTAATGAGGAGATGGAGTGCCATATCTAAAATTGACCCGCCAAACTATTGCTCCCAAGTTAGTCAGTAGACAAGTAGTTCCTAAACTCAGTAAAATATAGGTCGGGGGCATAATTACACCAATACTAAACCAAGTATACACATGCCACACCATGAAAAAACTAAACACAGATGCAATTCCAGCGGATTGAAATACTTGCCATCTTGGTCTATTAACAAATGTCAGGAAAAGTGTCATTACAGTTGCTAGTATGTTAGCAGGAACTAGAAAAGCACAAATCCCCACACAATTTGACCGAGAAAATTCAGATAAGCTGTGGAATTCTAACATTGGTAACTCTAGGGTTTAGTTTGTATAATGTGGACTCTGCTGCAGACCAGCTTAACATAAAAGTAAGTAATCACATTGAGTATTTTACAAAACTTAATCAAAACTCAATTACTTAACTTCCGTAATTTTTAAAGTATAGGGAAAATATTTTCCTTGTTGATAGGATCCAACCCAAATTTTATAAGTACCTTGTAACCATTCACCACTAATCCCCGGATTCTTGCCATCCAAATCATCATTACACCAGGTTCCACCCACTCCACTAATCATAATGGTTGTATCTTCTGGACTCTCCACTTGTAGCTTTAAGTAATCAAACTTACTAGTTAATTTCAGAATATGGTCTGGTGTTTCATCCACAAATCCACTACAAGGACCAGTGGGAGTATTATCCATACGATTAACTTCACCTGCTGGAACTAAACCACCACTCATTCCTCTTACCAGCAATGGATCCGGGGAGAATTGATGGCTAATCTGTACATCTCCAAACATAGTTGGCATTTGTTGACCATTGGCAAAATCATCATTTACGAATGTCACTCCTAGACCAACTGTGACTATTAATATTCTAATTGATCTAATTGGCATATTCAGACTTTTTT from Cylindrospermopsis curvispora GIHE-G1 harbors:
- a CDS encoding pyridoxal phosphate-dependent aminotransferase, with amino-acid sequence MKLAARVGQVTPSITLAITAKAKGMRTEGIDVCSFSAGEPDFDTPAHVRDAAIKALKEGKTKYGPAGGELKLREAIANKLKSDNGLDYKPENVLVTNGGKHSLYNLMMALIEPGDEVIIPAPYWLSYPEMVTLAGGRSVIVPTYADNGYKISAQQLKQAITSKTKLFVLNSPSNPTGMVYTLEEIRDLAQVIVEADIFVVSDEIYEKILYDGSQHVSIGSLNEEIFSRTLISNGFAKGYSMTGWRLGYLAGPLEIIKAATTIQGHSTSNVCTFAQYGAIAALEGSQDCVEEMRQAFAERRQVMYDGINSIPGLTCARPDGAFYLFPDISKTGLKSLEFCDALLESHQVAVIPGVAFGADNNIRFSYATDMTTIKKGVERLDKFVRSLS
- a CDS encoding glutaredoxin family protein, whose amino-acid sequence is MQIILYGKPGCHLCEGLIEKLEQITDNKDSNKSANISFTLEVRDITTREDWFAAYQYEIPVLFLWDSSKGTEYLQSLPRPSPRASVQQLENLLFTTATKLLMLPDQG
- a CDS encoding UDP-N-acetylmuramoyl-L-alanyl-D-glutamate--2,6-diaminopimelate ligase, which produces MNLRELLAVIDGVEYQGEDVEVRGIKTNSHACGEGDLFIGIPGSRVDGGEFWPGALAAGAVAAIISPQAASKTPPTSDALLITATNLNKVCAQVCAAFYGYPAEKLQIVGVTGTNGKTTTTHLIEYFLNQANLPAALLGTLYTRWPGFSQVANHTTPFAIDLQHNLAQAVDAGCQLGVMEVSSHSLAQDRVFGCHFEVSVFTNLTQDHLDYHQDMEDYFRAKALLFTPDYLQGRAVINIDDQYGQRLTIGLDKQQLWTYSINNTSADFWVSDLNYQPHGVSGILHTPEGNSPFSSPLVGQYNLENLLAAVAAVLHLGLDLETVVDCIPNFSGVPGRMERIQINPHQDISVIVDYAHTPDSLENLLKAARPFIPGRMICVFGCGGDRDKTKRPKMGRIAADLADVVVITSDNPRTENPDAILEDILTGIPEDVSRLVIGDRARAIHTAILEAQPGDGVLLAGKGHEDYQILGTEKIHFDDREQARDALHLRAAQNS
- a CDS encoding photosystem I assembly protein Ycf3 codes for the protein MPRTQKNDNFVDKSFTVMADLILKLLPTNKKAKEAFVYYRDGMSAQAEGEYAEALEYYEEALSLEEDTNDRSFILYNMGLIHASNGDHDRALDFYHKAIDLNPRLPQALNNIAVIYHYKGEKAKEEGDNDGGEALFDQAADYWIRAIRLAPNNYIEAQNWLKTTGRSQIDVFF
- the gatC gene encoding Asp-tRNA(Asn)/Glu-tRNA(Gln) amidotransferase subunit GatC, whose translation is MIDREQVRKVANLARLELTAEEEEQFTFQLGSILEYVEQLGELDVSNVLPTTRAIDLSNVTREDKLKPYPEREAILRGAPQQEGDFFKVPKILNAE
- the pirA gene encoding arginine synthesis PII-interacting regulator PirA, yielding MISSRSQAAKKAEQVHRQNILKNLEHRLEAARIKGDESLIRQLEAEQSSYQ
- a CDS encoding IMS domain-containing protein — its product is MQGKQAVQIALDYYRILGLPLAATEEQLRQAYNDRILQLPQREYSTLAIAARKRILEQAYMVLSDPKERSKYDQAYLAYAYDQTKIEIGPELEGNGETANQNHNPQPLTIDVAKENLVGALVLLQELGEYELVLRLGQPYLTNRSPGKSDRESKRRTLTNADELPDVILTVALSCLELGREQWQQGNYENAAISLETGEELLLRERMFTSVQSEITADVCRLRPYRILDLLALPMERTKDRHQGWELLQNILDQRGGIDGVGNDQTGLNVDDFLRFIQQLRHHLTVSEQHKLFESESKRPSTVATYLFVYTLIAKGFCQRQPALIRQAKQILLRLAKRQDVHLEQALCALLLGQTEEATRVLELSQEYEQLTIIRQQSQDSPDLLPGLCLYCEQWLEQEVFPHFRDLTKQQASLKDYFADKQVQAYLEQLPADPYTTEELRTVNSQVGSGIGIPHTSFREDEHLPVVSPVATSSQNLEEWKESKVEVASQISTPHQHQRARQWKISGYGHESHSSFTEEGTKQSSKYKHRRRGSTSLQEEQIEEKHSHTHLHNKYRQSFTRKFPALTRLNTFFLIGGILGMWILIPTIWGRLNSTMVDEPNLQGGKLVVQLNQPTVVIPTLPRQPGSPSGQLTKAIAQTLIETWLSTKAAAMGPNHEIKRLDKILIDPALSQWQSIVRQDMAIKRYRKYEHEVKIELVRHEGNTSNNALVEATVKEITHFYRGGNLQTSGREALRVRYDLNRQQNSWRIRNMTIVES